GGGAGTGGGGCCGGGGCTGCTCGCTTATCTccacccccagccctgagctcagAGCCATGGGAGCTCAGAGGGGATAACCGAACCCAGATAACTGAACCCAGATAACTGAACCCAGATAACCAAACCCAGATAACCGAACACAGATAACCGAACCCAGGCGGGGGCTGAGTGGAGCAGCACTGGGTTCACTTGTGCTGTGCCTTCTGTGCAGCCATCAGAGCACAGACCCCCCGGGACATCTCTGTCACCCCCAAGCCTCCATCCACCGCTGAGGCCAAAGCTCAGAGCCCGGCGTGCCCTCCTGCTCCCCGTGGTGCTGCGGGTTGTCACCAGCCTGCAGGGGACACCATCCCCATTGCACCCCTGTGTTGGTGCAGGTGCACCTAGAGCCAGCGTGGCCCTTGGGAAGGGTGGCCCATCACCACCCCTAAGAGCACGGGGCAGCCCTGACCTCTTCCTCATACAGAGCAATGCCCCGAGGAGACGgcccacagctccagctccgtggcaccacatccctgggcatcGCCTGCAGCTCTTCAGCCTCAGGGCCACGAGAGTAACAGCCAGGCGTGGAAATAAGGACCCCAAACACAGCGACAAAGCCACGAGCGGTGAGCCCACCTCCATCCCAAACCCCATCCCAATGGGCTTTTGCCCCTTCCCAGCTTTTGGCAGCGGGGAGCTGAACGCCCCACAGCCCGCTCTCCCACTCCTTAcctggcagagcagggcagggcagtTCGTGGACTCTGGGCAGTCGACACGAACAGCCAAGCCCGGGCAGAGCGCAGTGAGCGCTGAGAGTTGCTGGCTGCCCTGCCGAGGCAGCTCcacttcccttttcctctctgagAAATGCAACCACTTCCTTACGTGGGCGTTGGGGGAGCGCAGAGCAGCTCGGCAGCCGCCCTGCCCTCgcgtgctgcaggcagcaggcctCCCAGCACCGGGAAGCACCAGCGAAGCGGGGCCCATCCGTGGGGCAGCACCGCCTCCGTGGCCGTGGGACCCCGCTGTGCCCGGAGCTGAGCAGGGACGCCTGCTGCTTTCGCATCCCGCCGAGCCCACGCTCACCCCATGCGtccctccttcttcctcctgctctgcagccatctgGTTTGCATCCCTCTCCCTGCAGAAGCGCAGCTCCTGATGGCAAGCGCCGGGAGGGCTTCGGTTTCAAGGCAGCGAGCAGGGTGATGTCTGCACAGAAGGATGCATCACCCCTCGTGCTGATCACAGCCGTGCCCATGGAGAATAAGGTCCTGTGGGTTTCCCcgctgcaggagggctggagctgccCCTGTGGGTATCTGTACTCTGCCTGCTGGAAGCACTGAGCACCCACTGCGTGGGtttctgcagggctcagctgccCATGGAGAAGGAACCCAGTGCCGGGGTGATGGACCAACCCAGCTCATGGCCTGGATCAATTCCCTGGCTGCTTTCCCTTCATTTCCTTACAGGGAAAGTTCCTCCTGCacccactgctgctctcagagagCTCGGGGGCTCTGAGAAAGGCTGGAGATGAACCTCAGTGCACCGATATGGGAGGCATCAGCTGTCAGTGCTGGAGGTGCACGGCTCCCCCCACCTGCACACGGTGCAGATTTGAGCTCCGTTTTTCTTTGAGTGGTGGTTGTTTATATTCCCCTCGCTCTGTCCTTCTTTGACATCAGTATCTCCAGCCTGGTTTTGATCTGATTGCTGGTGCACACGTTTCTCTCTCAGTAACCCAAGGCAGTTGCACCCCATGCCAGTGTCACTGCACGGAGCAAACGCTCCTTGTGCTTTCTCAGGCTCTTTCATGCAGAACAAGGCGACATTTAGAGGTCCATTTTCTCCACTCTCTCAGTagatgcttttttcctccctccttttaTGTTGTTTGTGCCACGTATTTCAGAATgtagatatttctttttaaacaccACACTTTCAAAAGcaacttcagaagaaatgtgTCTGCAGAGACGAACAAAGCCAAAGCCAGGCTCCTCTGTTAATCCTCCACGGCTGGCAGCATCACTTTGATCCACAAGACATTTAACTCCATTCTAGCTGATAAACCCAGTGCCACCCAAGTCACTGCACACAGCAATCACCGGGCTGCGAGCTGAGTAAGCAGTTAGTCTACATTTATAAGGGAGAGGAAATTGCAAAGCTATGCTTGGCTGCCAGGGGAAAAGGTGGAAGAcgaaagaaaagcaaaaggaactGACAAAAAGTGCTCTGAGTGCAACAAACATTGCACCTGAAAATGATGCACCCCCATAAGGCACAAAGTTGGCTTTCGGAACAGTTGCCAGCTCTGCGTTCTGCCCTTCCTTCTCAGTcgctcagagctgagctgtgagcagggGATGATGCAGCACTCCTGTTGCAGAGGAAGTGGTGACATTTACTCACCGGGtcgttggttttttttaatgcacttctGCATTTTCGACAGAAATGACAAGGTCTCAGACCTTATAAAGCAATGCCTCGAGCCAGAAAATCCCCCTCCTAAGCACAGCCTGCACCAAGCTCCAGGCAGTGGTACAGTGAGCCTTAATTAGAGCGTATGAATAAAGGGAGTTATGTGCCAAGGCCTCAGCACGCTGCCCAGGCTCAGAACTGCACTTCAGATGGCTCACCTGGAGATCAGTGCAGCACAGTGTTTGCTGTTACTCCTGTTAAATGTGCTTTGTTACTCCACTGGTCACCACACAGAACTCCATGGGCTGAGCACTCAGCTCCCACACGACATGCAGACCTGTGTAATGTCACAGGCTCACCAAAtggtttgcttttcatttgctgtCCCCAAGATCTGGATTTTTGCCTTCCTGTCCACACGTAACCTTCCACACTGCACCCTGTGCTGTGAAAAGGCTTTGTACAAATCCCAAAAGGCAACCACAGATAATTCTGGTCATCTAAAACTATGACCCACTACAATGGAAAAGGCATTCGGGTTAATTTGCTGTCACTACCATTCAGAATGCCAGGCAGACAGAACTCAGAGTCAGCAGGACAGAACTATTCCTCCTCCAACATCACCACCTCAAAGGATCAGCCCTCGAACGAAGCCCAGCTCAGTCTTCACATCCAGACCATCACAGCTCCAGGTCTTCATCTGCCAACTTCAAGCAGCACAGTTAAGATGAACTCTTCCTGTTCTGAGGCCATAAAACACCAGGTCAGGATTTTATGCTCTCTGAGATCATTCTTACAAAATCCCCTTTTTAATCACTCTTAATGGGCACCAAAACACAAAggatctgtttttctttttttttattattattattatttctagcAGACAATTTACATAAAATTCCCCTTTTAAGTTAGTGATTCATAACTTCCTGCAATAAACTACTTAAGGAGCAGCTTTGGTAAAGAATGGAATgaaacaaccaaccaaaaaataaaaataaaacaaaaaaaaaagaacaatcacAGCTGATTTTGAAACCAACACAATTCACCAAATTTAGattcaaaagaaaatctgcCAAGCCGTTCTTTCTCAGTGTTTCCAAGCATTCCacctttctcctccctcctcagGTTTGTGCAGACGTGGGAGCTGCGTTCTGTCAGCAGTTTGTCCTGCTAGATGCTGGCAATCCATCTTTACATGATTCGTAGACCTTGAATGGAGGACTCCAAGGTCTTGGAAGAGAGAAAACCGTAATGACAACGTGCTGAGTAAGCAGTGTTAAGCAACTCCTTGTAAAGGCTGATGTTAAGGAGGAAGGAGCCACACACAAGGCTTGAGATGACTCTGATTCAGGAGCCAGGCCGCACTAAAAGCATTCATTTCCAACTCTCACACGTGGACCAACAGCTCCACCCCCTTCCTGCTGAAGCAGCATTAAAACATTTCACACATGACCTCAGTTTCTCCTTTGGCCTCTACCCCCATCAAAGCGTTCTGGCATGATACAATGTAAATAACAACTGTCCTAAAAGCCAGTGTTGGAGGTTTTCAATACAGTGcttactgtattttttaattgtttgagGTAACTATGTACTACCCTGATGAGTTAATTAAGAGATGGCAGGAGCATGTTCTGCAGAAAGACAGTGAGCAGAGTCCAAAGGGATGGGAACAAGGAGAGACACTGAGCCTCACCATATTAAAAGCTGTTCTCCAGCCCCACTGTGGCTAAGCACAGGCTGGAGAAGCAAAGAACACGTGGGATGACTGCAGATACAGCAagcaattcattaaaaaaataagtctgGATCAGTACCATCTGCTAGGCAAAACACCTCTGCATTTAAGCTGGGTCCTGGCTCTGCCTTGCTCATGGAGTTCACTAATGCTCCTGGTATCCCAGCCTGGGTTTCCTATTTCCTGCTAGCAAAACTCAAACTAGGGCTGCGCCCCAGAAACTGATGCTAGAGATTGAAAAGGAATCACTGCAAGCAGTTCCCACCAGCGCAGCAGTAGGAGCATACCTTGAAGTCCCAGATGGTCATCGCTCCATCGATGCCCGTGGTGCAGAACTTCCGACAGTCCCGTTTGTCCACCTCATAAATGGACACCTGGCTGCAAGCAGAGAGCGAGAGCCGTAAGGCAGACACCCATCCCAGAGAGCCAGAAAGCTGGGGCTGAAATCAACTCCTACTCTTCCAAGGGGAGACGTCAGTATAGCAGAGCTTATGCTACATTTTTGGCACGGTGCTTCAGGAAAATAAGCAGAGAGAGGATGCTGAGAGCCCTTATCAGTCAGTGGCTGAAGACTAAACATTTTCCTTGGATAAAGACAGTTTGCTTCAGGAATGCTGCATCTTCTAGGCTCACACACTTTTAAGATATAAGAGTATTTTACTCAATTAGCTTGAATCGATCCTTTTTGATGAATAAATTTATAGAGAAATAACATCAGAAGTAAGAAGCTGAGATGTGAATTCCCATTCCAGGTGAATTCTCCTAACTGTGCTTTGCAGTACTACCAACCTCTTGTGAATTCTTCACATATTTGATAAGATAAACTGCATCCAAGTTGCAGAACACATTAAACACGAGCTAACAGGAATAGCATGCATGCAGTGTTAATAATTAACTTTACCAGCTTTCACAATTCCCAGAAACACACAGGTGTTACTGAAAGGCTGGAATGGATACGGGATACCAGCTGCACCCATCCGGTGTGGCAAATCCGAGCCCTCAAGGTCTGTGGTTCATGCTGTGAAACCAAAGCGATGAGGAGCCCTGCTTGCCCTCACCTCGACAGCCAAGACACTCACGTTATACTGTTCTGGTGCAGAGTCTCCAGGGTAGTGTTACGATCTTCTGTGGTGGCTCTTTTGTCCATATTTCGGAAGCGCTCCATGGCAGAGATGTTGCGCTGGATGCTCTGTTTTGGAATGTCCAGTTTCGAAACGAAGGTCAGCAAGCCACGCTCATCACAGTTAAAAAGCATGGGGCAGCAATCATGGCCCTGCAACCACACAGCGGGAGAGCATGTGAAGACCCAGAGTTTCtcttgttctgctgttgttaATTGCAGAACCGTAACGCTCAACACCATGGAGATGTTGCTTATTGCTAACTTGTCAACTCATGGTGCTTTTCTCACTCTCCAAAACACTACAACACTCTactaggagaaaataaagacactTACAGCTGCCACCACGCTGTTCTCAGAGACAAATGACACGCTCAGGAGTGGAAGgaattctgttttcagctgcGAAACCCTGAACACAAGAGTATTTGTTAAGGACTTCAGTGAAACCTCTCATCTTTGGTTCCAGCAAAAAGTAAGAGACAATTCCCAGACAAGCATTACTGGAATAGAATTCAGTGGAGCTCAGCTGTCCCAAGGTGACACCAGAAGGCTGAAATCCGTAATAATTCCCCTCCCCTTCCAAAAAGAAGGATCAAATTCAAGAGGCTATTAATTGGATCTACAGTATAAAACCACTCGATGTTTCAGTCCTCAGCATCAGCTCTTTAGAAGGAAAAGGTCTGGGTGTTAAATTAGGTcagtttttgtgatttttgtaataaatgGGAAAGGAATTGTAGAGCCATCTATACTTAGTGATATCCTTAGCCAGTTACTTACACAGCTAAGGCCATCAGAACCAAAACTcaaagctgagcacagcagtacCTGGATGATCCACCCGTGCCAGCAAAATGCACACACAGTCTCTTCCTCAGTTAGAAAACCATGGAGACTGAGAAGTTCTTAAGATCAAGGAGGAGCTGTTAATTAAATACTTTGATGGACTGGAAGCAAGTGATTGTACCCACACTGAAGATGTCCTAAAAGCAACTTGAATTATACATAATATAGAATTGTAGGAGTCTACCTTATTTATGTAGGCCTCAAAGAGGCTGCTATGACATGCAGTAAAGTGGAAacagcagtcccagctctcctCTTGCTGCTGCAAGCACAACACTGCACACACTGCTTCCTTCTAATGTCCAACACAGAATAGTTAACAGTAAGAGCAGACTTACATCATATTTTTTGAAGCATCAGCAACTGACACAGTGCTGTCATGGCTGACCCAGGCTAGGCGGTTACCACTGGCAGAAAAGCTGACACTGTGCACCCATCCACCACTGCCAGCACCCCCAAATTCTGACATCAGCTGCCCAAAAGGCATTTTGGAGCCCCACGGTGTACTGGCAGGCTTCTCATCCACTTCCTTGATGTAAGCAGAAAACACCCTGCAAATAAAAGATTTCTACATGAACAAAGAcattagaaaagaaacagctggcAGCTGCACACACATTTCACATGGGAAACAACTGGATGCTTTCTAACTCTCCCAAAATAAAGTAGTACAGTGTCTTTTAACAGTAATCCACACAGGCTGGGAAGTGTCAGTACACAGaagaaagcaacagcagcagggtGTAATGCAGGTTGCTTTCTCACAAATGTTTCTCTCTATTCTAATCCACTTGTTTCCAGAAGATGGCACAAAAACACACAACGTCCTTACAGTTTTGCTGTGCTGATTTCCCTTTCATCCCTCTGCAGTGCTATTAGCTCTCAGAGTCAATTTCTCCAGTTAGAGAAAAACCCAGAGCTACCACACATAATAATTATGTTCTCACACAGACCAATAGAAAACCACCCACTTCTTAAGAACGTTCACTGTTTAGCAggatttcaaagaaagaaaatggatgttCAGCTCCGAGCACAGGGGCTCTGAACCACCTCAGTCTGGCTCCTTATGGAAGGAATGCCTTGAAAGCACAAAATACCACAGTGTTCTTatgttggttggttgtttttttttgttggttttgttttttttcccagcactaCAATTTTCAAGATAGGTTTAAATAGGAAGCCCTCCTCCTTTCATCAGATTCCTTCTGCATGATTCAGACCTGCCACAGCATGGTGCTCCCAACTGTTGCCATGGAAGCTGCCAGCACGTCACACACACAGGATTGGAGTCCATTGAGCAGGAGAAGCAAGTGAGTGGTGCCATACTACAACCAGAGATGttccaggaagaaggaaaagcagcaatcAAACATTCATGGCTGCAGCCAAACTAAATGAAATTGTTTTACAGTGAATTGAAGGAAAAGTTGCTTcccataccaccaccatccaAAGTTCTACTTTTAATCTTGTCAGTGTGGAATGTGGACTTCAAAAGGTGTCTGTGTTCAGTTCATTCAAATAAAGCTGTTCATTTGGAATGAGAAGGGTTTAACTGCAGCTATTTTAGGTACAGATTTTCAGAGAATTAAGTAAGAATTTATGCTCAGCTCTATCagtttaaatataatttaacgATAATCCTCCCAGAAACTTAATATTATAGAGCCACCAGAAAGGCTGGCTCTCCTAATGTATGGAAATAGGACAAGATGTTTAAAGCAGCAGCCTTTGACAcgaggcagaaaaaaatcattcctaAGTAGTAAGAGACCCTGAACAGaactgctggcaaaaaaaaatctttccactTATTGAAGTCTCCCTCTCAGAACCACCTCAGCTTGAAGGCCCCAGCCTTCACAGAACACTGGGAAATGACTTTCATTCCCATAGCAACATTGTTCCAGCAAGAATATACAATTATCACCGATGCTATTCACTCTCTATATAATATACAAGTACGTATTCCTAAAGACAAATGTAAGAGGAGCTCATCTAGGGCCAGCCTCCAAAAAACTGCTGAATATCAACCTGGAGTCTCTTCTGCcctccatttttttccaagctcaGCTGCTTCCTAGCTGGCAGTGTCTCCAGCAGATCCATTTCCTAGTCTTCTCCATAACCACCTATCAGAACAGATGCATACTTCAGCCCACCTATGTTTCTTATCTTTAACTGCAGTGTAATTGCATGTTCCCTGGAAGTGGAATTCTGGAGATCTTTAGTCATCATCAAGCAAAGGCTACACTCTTCCTGAGCAAAGCCCAGAGACAAAAGAGCTGAAATCCAAATTACAGGACATACACAGATCAGCTGACATAACATCACAGTCCCAAGATGCTTTATGAACACATATGAAAAAATTTCCACATGTGAACAGCAGCTGCTTCTAGAAGATGAACAAGTCCTTTACACCACACTATTTTGGGAACGGAAGCGAACGCTCACAGTTCATGTAATTAAAACTGGAGATAAGGCAGGAAGGGGAGACAACTCTCCTCCTCTTGCCCAGCTGCCATTGAACATCTCTGCTTACATAGAAAGGTAACAAAGGATTGACTTCAGATGCACGTCTTTCATTCCGAAACCAGGAACGCCACGGTCAGCCCCTCCCCCCTCTCCCACTCCTTAGTTATTCTCAGTATACATTTTGAAGCTGCAAAATTGCACAATTAcataaagaaattaagaaaataagctttcttATTATTCAAGGACGAGTGATTAAGTAAAATATGAACTGAAGTCAATCACTGCATGCAGCTCCCATGCAAGTTTCAGTGCAGTGACTCCAGTTAAGTCAGCACAAAGCAACCTGCAGAACCCATCCCTCACGGTGTGCCTTCACAACCCATCCATCTCAAACGTCAGCCTGCTCTGCAAAAATGGTGCTTTGCTGCCCTGAGTTTCAGGTGCATCAATTCCTCATGAGGCCAGATGAGCACAGCCAGGTGAACggcagcttggagaagagaaaggtgAGACAGCTCCTCTGCAAGCTGCAGCACTAGGATACTGCTTCTGAAACTCTAATGAGCAGTGGTACATTCCTACCAGATAGCATCTGTAAATCTAATTTCAGACTAAAAGCCCAGTACTCATTACACCTATAACAGCAGCACTTCCATGCTCTGCTAGTAAAGAAACTCACCAGCTTATTAAACTCAGTTGAATCCCCCAGGAGATAAATGTTAGTAGCCCTAGGCATTCATGCAGCAGCTCCAAAGTCAATGTCTCTTAAGCTGGGCATTTTATTTTGGTAACAACATCGTTATGTGATGAGCTGCCTTCTATTCCGATAGCAATCGCACAGACATCAGGCTTCTGCTTCTCACTTGAACCAGTGAGCCAAACTCACTCAgagatgctttattttctcccacCTGCACTTGAAGTCACAGGatccagcagccagcagaacaTTGTTGGGGTGCCAGTCCAGGCTGAGGACAGTAGAACGAATGGGCTTTTTAATGTGCTTGCTCACCCACCTACATTAAAAAAGATGAgatttttatgtaaatattttaccCACTCCTCAAAACCCAAGAAATACACCTCAAAAGCATCACCTCT
This window of the Lagopus muta isolate bLagMut1 chromosome 15, bLagMut1 primary, whole genome shotgun sequence genome carries:
- the ARPC1A gene encoding actin-related protein 2/3 complex subunit 1A: MSLHQFLLEPITCHAWNRDRTQIAISPNNHEVHIYKKNGSQWVKAHELKEHNGHITGIDWAPKSDRIVTCGADRNAYVWSQKDGVWKPTLVILRINRAATFVKWSPLENKFAVGSGARLISVCYFESENDWWVSKHIKKPIRSTVLSLDWHPNNVLLAAGSCDFKCRVFSAYIKEVDEKPASTPWGSKMPFGQLMSEFGGAGSGGWVHSVSFSASGNRLAWVSHDSTVSVADASKNMMVSQLKTEFLPLLSVSFVSENSVVAAGHDCCPMLFNCDERGLLTFVSKLDIPKQSIQRNISAMERFRNMDKRATTEDRNTTLETLHQNSITQVSIYEVDKRDCRKFCTTGIDGAMTIWDFKTLESSIQGLRIM